The Syntrophorhabdus sp. genomic sequence AACCGCTTGAACCGCTTGAGCGGGAAAGGCAAAAGATAAGAGACAAGAGCACGGCCCGGCCCCCCGGATGACAACCGGGAGCCGGGCCCTGCTCTTTTGTCTTTTTCTTTCAACGTTCAAGCGGTTCCAACGGTTCCAACGGTGCTAACGGTTTTATCGGTTTTATCGGTCTTTGTTCGTCAACATTTCCTCGACCTTTTGGAGCAATTCGTGAGGGGAGAGGGGTTTTGCAAGAAAAGTGAAGCCTGTTTCGTCCATGCCTTTGTCGGAGAGGACGTCCCTTGTGTATCCGCTCGTGTAGAGGACCTTGGCATCAGGCCGCATCACCCGGACCTGATCGACCACTTCCTTTCCGTTCTTGCGAGGCATGACCACATCGATGATGATGAGGTCGATCGAATCCGGGTTGGCCATGAACGCCTCGATGGCTTCAAGTCCATCGGCTGCTTCGATGACCCTGTAGCCCGTCTTCCTGAGAACGCTCGTCGCCAAACGGCGGACCTCCGGGTTGTCCTCGGCGAAGAGGATGGTTCCGTACCCTTTTCTCGCCGCGGAGGGTTTCACTCTGCCCTCGCGGGTCCTCTCCTCCACGGCAGGCAGGTAGATGTGAAAGGTGGTCCCCGTATCTTTTTCCGAATAGGCGGAGATGAATCCGTTGTGCTGTTTCACTATGCCGTAAACGATGGACAGGCCGAGACCGGTGCCTTTTCCCACTTCCTTGGTCGTGAAGAAGGGATCGAAGATGCGCGCCCGGGTCGTCTGGTCCATGCCGCTGCCCGTGTCGGAGACAGAGATCATCGCATAGAGGGAATTCTTTCCATGCTGGGACCTGAGGAAGCTGTCGTCAGAGCGGACATGCCCGGCCTCGATGGAAAGCATCCCGCCCGACGGCATGGCATCCCGGGCATTGGTCGCAAGGTTGATGAGGACCTGTTGGATCTGGGTGATGTCCGCCATGACCGTGATACCCGGGCTTGTCAGCGATATCTTGAGGTCTATGTCTTCCGACAGGAGCCGTTTCAGGAGTCTCTCCACGCCGGAGATGATGTCGTTGATGTCGTGATGCTTGAGGTTGATGCTTTGTTTCCTGCTGAAGGCGAGGAGACTCTGGGTCAGGTTGACGGCCTTCTCCGAGGAAGCGAGGATCTCCTCGACGTAGGCGCGCGACGGGTCTTTCTCCTCCATTTCCATTTCCAGGAGGTTCCCGTAGCCGATCACGGCGGTGAGGATGTTGTTGAAATCATGGGCGACACCCCCGGCGAGCTGGCCGATGGCCTCCATCTTCTGTGACTGGAGGAGCTGGGCCTGCAGCCTTTCCCTTTCCTCGTCGGCCCGTTTTCTCTCGCTGATGTCATGGGCGAAGGCAAAGATATATTCATTGCCGCCGTAACTCATGTAATTCAGATTCAGCTCGACGGGGAACTTGGTCCCGTTCTTTCTCTTGCACTTCGACTCTATCATCATGGAGTGCTTTGCCTTAAGCTCCGGGAAAATGTCACTCTTCCAGAGTTTGTGCGGGAAGTCCTCATCCCACGTCCTGACGTTCTTGCCGAGCATCTCGTTTTCCGTGTACCCGAGTGCATTCAGGGCCGCCTTGTTGACGCGCAGAGCATTGCCGTCCATGCTCAGCCAGAATGTCGGTATCGCTGATTGGTCCAATGAAAAGCTGGTCATGCGGAGAAGCTCATCGGTCTTCTTTCTCTCCGTGATGTCAAAGGCGATGGAGCAGATGTATCCGATGCCCCCGTATTCCATGTAGTTCCCCTTTATCTCGACTGGATAGAGGGAGCCGTCCCTGCGCTTCTGAGATGACTCGAAGATGATCGTTCCCCGCCGCTTGACGTCGTTCCAGTGGTCTTTCCAGACGAGGGACGTGAAGGAGGGGTCGATGTCGGGAAGTGTGAGCCGGAGCATCTCATCCCGCGTGTATCCCGTGGAGCGGCAGGCCTCGTCATTGGCGTACAGTATCCGGGCGTCCTCGCCTATCCAGAGGATGATGGCGGCGGCCTTGTCGACGGTGAACTGCGTTAGCAGAAGCTGCTGTTCGACCTTTCTGCGTTCCGTGATGTCCCTCACGAACGTGCAGTTGTATTCCTGGTTTCCATACGCAAGATAACTGCCCGATATCTCAACGGGATAGACCCTGCCGTCCTTTGTGCGGTGGTAAGATTCGGTGAGCAGGGACCCGCAGGTCTTTTTCTCTCTCCAGTGCCATTTCCAGCCCTCCTTCGTGAGAATGGGGTCGAGGTCGAAGACGGTCATGGAGAGGAGCTCGTCCCGGGAATATCCCGTGGTGCGGCAGGCGGCTTCATTGACGTAGATGATGCGGGCGTTGTTGTCGAGCCAGAAGATGCAGTCGACAACGCGGTCGACGACCGCCTGGGTGAAGTTCAGGCGCCCTTCCGTTCCCTTGCGCTCCGTCACATCGACGATGGTTATCATGCGATACTGCTTCCCGGGGAAGTCGAGGAGATGCCCTGTGACCTCTACATCGATAACGGTGCCGTCTTTCTTCACGTGGCGCGAAGAAGCCGCTGAGCGGTCCGCGGGCGGTCTCGCGAGAATGTCGAGAAGCTCCGGAATACTCTCGGATGCAACGAGGTCCATGAGGTTGAGGGACAGAAATTCCTCGCGTCTGTACCCGTAGTTTTTGAGGGCGATGTCGTTGACGTCGATGATCTCCAGTGTTTCGATATCATAAACGAGGGAAGGGAACGGGTTGTTGCTGAACATCTGGCGATATCTCAACTCGCTTGCTCGCAGTGCCTCCTCCGCTTCCTCACGGGCCACGATGTCCCGCGCCTGGCGGATGTTCTGCATCGCGAGAAGGGAGAGCTGCCTGGCTATGAGAGAAATGGAATGACATACCTTTTCGAATTGCTCTCGCGTCATCCGGGGCACATCGGAGAGGGCGCGGCTGTATGCCTCGCGGTCCACTCCCATCGTATCCGCATGCTGAACAAGGTCTTCCACCCTGATGTCCCTGTCCAGGACCTGTCCCACGAGCCAACTCGCAAGGCGGTGGCTGCCCGCGGTGATGGGTATTATTCCGTACAGGAGCCCGCATCGCGGACATTGTTCGACGGCCGGCTCCGTGCTCCCCGCGTTCGGGGCGACAAAGGACGGGGCCATGCACGTGAGGAAGGTAAGGCCATCCTTTCTGGCAACGGTGTTGAGGACGCTCGAGAAGCCGACATAGTCGGTGATGGCTTTTCCGGTGCGGTCAAGGATGACGGACGCGATGCCGAAGGCCTCGGCAAAGGCACTCTGCAAACCCTGCACGTCCTTGAGGTCGAGGATGCCGGCGAGGCTTGACTGGGCGGTTCTCGGCGATTTCTTGTTCATTCTTCCCGGAATGGCGGCATCCTTCCGGGCGGACCGTCCCTTGCGGTTCCCGGCGCGCCCGGAGGACCTGACGTTGTCTTTCGTGGGCATGATCGTCTCTGAAATATTCTTTATGCCGTCTATATTACCATTAAAAACCGGTTCGCACTAGACTTTTCATCCGATGGCCCCGGCGGCCGACAGCTCGAAATGGAGCCTGTTGGACGTCACATCGGCCGTGACGACCTTTATCGTCACGGCATCGCCGACGCGGTAGCTCTTCCTCGTCCTTCGGCCCGTGATCCTGAAGCGCTCTTCCTCGAAGCGGTAGTAGTCGTCACCAAGACTCGAAAGGAGGACGAGACCTTCCACGAACACCTCCGAGAGCTCCACGAAGAAGCCAAAGGAAGTGACGTGGGAAATGACACCCGTGAAGACGTCGCCCACGCGGTCTTTCATATAGAGTATGCGGATCCTGTCCTCGAGTTCGCGCTCGGCCTCCATGACGATACGCTCCCGCTCTGAAAGGTGAGCGGCCATCACGGCCAGTTCCTCTTCGTCATAAACGGGCTGCTTGCCGGCCAGGGCGCCCTTCAGTATCCTGTGGCAGACGAGGTCGGGGTACCTGCGTATCGGTGATGTGAAATGGAGGTAGCTGTCGGAGGCCAGGCCGTAATGCCCTTTGTTCCGTGCGAAGTAACGGGCCTGTTTCATGGACCTCAGAAGGACCCTGTTGACTATGAACTCGTAATTGCTCTCTTTCACGCTGTTCAACACGTCCTGCAGGGCCCGGGGTGTCGTGATCTTCCTGTGCCCGATGCCGAGTCCCTGAAGAAGCCGTTCGAAGTCGCGTAACTTGTCCTTCTCGGGGGGTTCGTGGACCCTGAAAAGGGCCGGGATCTTCTTTGCCTCGAAGTAGCGCGCCACGGCTTCGTTGGCCGCGATCATAAACTCCTCGATGATGCGGTGTGAATAGAGGCGCCGGGACCGAACGATCTGGCGGATGCCCCCCTTGATGTCGAGGATGACCTCAGGCTCGGGAAGGTCGAAATCGATGCTTCCCCTCTGCTCGCGCGTTGAGGTGATGAGTCCGGCGAGCTCGGCCATGTCCGTCAGGGCCGCGAGATGGGGCTCGAGCTTCCGGCGTGTCTTCCTGTCGTTCTCGATGATGGCCTTCTCTACGGCCTCGTAGGTGAGACGCATGGTGCTGCGTATCAGGGAGGGGCAAAAGGAGCAACCGAGCACGCGCCCGTTCCTGTCGAAGTCAATGGTCGCCGTGACCGTGTATCTTTCCTCGAGGGGATTGAGGCTGCAGATTCCGTTGGAGAGGGCCTTGGGCAGCATGGGAAGCACCCGGTCAGGGAAGTAGACGCTTGTGCCTCGTTTGTACGCTTCGCCGTCAAGTGAGGAACCGGCCGTC encodes the following:
- a CDS encoding PAS domain S-box protein is translated as MPTKDNVRSSGRAGNRKGRSARKDAAIPGRMNKKSPRTAQSSLAGILDLKDVQGLQSAFAEAFGIASVILDRTGKAITDYVGFSSVLNTVARKDGLTFLTCMAPSFVAPNAGSTEPAVEQCPRCGLLYGIIPITAGSHRLASWLVGQVLDRDIRVEDLVQHADTMGVDREAYSRALSDVPRMTREQFEKVCHSISLIARQLSLLAMQNIRQARDIVAREEAEEALRASELRYRQMFSNNPFPSLVYDIETLEIIDVNDIALKNYGYRREEFLSLNLMDLVASESIPELLDILARPPADRSAASSRHVKKDGTVIDVEVTGHLLDFPGKQYRMITIVDVTERKGTEGRLNFTQAVVDRVVDCIFWLDNNARIIYVNEAACRTTGYSRDELLSMTVFDLDPILTKEGWKWHWREKKTCGSLLTESYHRTKDGRVYPVEISGSYLAYGNQEYNCTFVRDITERRKVEQQLLLTQFTVDKAAAIILWIGEDARILYANDEACRSTGYTRDEMLRLTLPDIDPSFTSLVWKDHWNDVKRRGTIIFESSQKRRDGSLYPVEIKGNYMEYGGIGYICSIAFDITERKKTDELLRMTSFSLDQSAIPTFWLSMDGNALRVNKAALNALGYTENEMLGKNVRTWDEDFPHKLWKSDIFPELKAKHSMMIESKCKRKNGTKFPVELNLNYMSYGGNEYIFAFAHDISERKRADEERERLQAQLLQSQKMEAIGQLAGGVAHDFNNILTAVIGYGNLLEMEMEEKDPSRAYVEEILASSEKAVNLTQSLLAFSRKQSINLKHHDINDIISGVERLLKRLLSEDIDLKISLTSPGITVMADITQIQQVLINLATNARDAMPSGGMLSIEAGHVRSDDSFLRSQHGKNSLYAMISVSDTGSGMDQTTRARIFDPFFTTKEVGKGTGLGLSIVYGIVKQHNGFISAYSEKDTGTTFHIYLPAVEERTREGRVKPSAARKGYGTILFAEDNPEVRRLATSVLRKTGYRVIEAADGLEAIEAFMANPDSIDLIIIDVVMPRKNGKEVVDQVRVMRPDAKVLYTSGYTRDVLSDKGMDETGFTFLAKPLSPHELLQKVEEMLTNKDR
- the rnr gene encoding ribonuclease R, producing MRRKSTGKKRKRDAEPITDAQVLRVLSGARRPLGIEELEDIFGRGRPGRRDIIRHLRALMAKGRVIELKNKRFGLTREMDLVSGTLWCTRSGNAFVIPDTEGEKDVFVSSRNLNHAVHGDHVTVRLDHYRGKMEGKVIRIIERKSSTIIGFVKISDNKVYVIPEDYRYQTEYLASRPRREVHDGELVVARITAFPGEKIEPECAITRVLGDLTTVAAIGKFIEYKHSLSRRFPKHVEDEARASVAPLTPQGRVDQRDIGFVTIDGKNARDFDDAVAIEHGAAGFTLHVAIADVSHYVTAGSSLDGEAYKRGTSVYFPDRVLPMLPKALSNGICSLNPLEERYTVTATIDFDRNGRVLGCSFCPSLIRSTMRLTYEAVEKAIIENDRKTRRKLEPHLAALTDMAELAGLITSTREQRGSIDFDLPEPEVILDIKGGIRQIVRSRRLYSHRIIEEFMIAANEAVARYFEAKKIPALFRVHEPPEKDKLRDFERLLQGLGIGHRKITTPRALQDVLNSVKESNYEFIVNRVLLRSMKQARYFARNKGHYGLASDSYLHFTSPIRRYPDLVCHRILKGALAGKQPVYDEEELAVMAAHLSERERIVMEAERELEDRIRILYMKDRVGDVFTGVISHVTSFGFFVELSEVFVEGLVLLSSLGDDYYRFEEERFRITGRRTRKSYRVGDAVTIKVVTADVTSNRLHFELSAAGAIG